TCCTTTTGCCTGTTGAGCTTAGCAGGCATTCTGACTTCGGCGGCAACCAAGGCAAGTATTGATGATTATTTTGGGCAAACTTTCTCTAGAATACTCAATTAGAGTTTAGTATTTCACTGAAGATTTTCGCTTCGCTGTATTATGGGGTGTTAATTTGAGGGACAATATGTTCAGTGGTCTATTATCTGTATTGACTCAACGGATAATGTTAAGTCATTTGCAATTGATGCGATCGCAGTTTGAAATATGACTCGATTGTGACTGAGTGATGTAAAGCATTTTTAAGTTTTGCCAGTTAAGTATTGCTTTCGCTGCTTAAAGCTTTCAGACTTACACAAAATTGTAGATGTTCCTTGCCACAAAATAAAAATTTAACAGAATTTTATTGACAACATGACGACTGCTTCTACAGCTCAACCAACTTCCTCCCAACCCCTACCCCCAACTGACGCGAAAGAACGAGTCAGCCAGTGGATGAAACAGCTACAAGATAAGATTTGTCAAGCTCTCGCATCAGCTGATGGTGCGGGGAAATTTCAGCAAGACGAGTGGGAACGGGAAGAAGGCGGCGGCGGGCGATCGCGTGTCCTGCGCGAAGGTAATGTATTAGAACAAGGAGGAGTCAATTTCTCCGAGGTATGGGGTTCTCATTTACCGCCGTCGATTTTAACTCAACGCCCAGAGGCAGCAGGACATAAATTTTACGCCACGGGTACTTCAATGGTGTTACATCCCCGTAACCCTTACATCCCGACAGTTCACCTGAATTACCGCTATTTTGAGGCTGGTCCCGTTTGGTGGTTTGGAGGTGGGATAGATTTAACCCCCTATTATCCATTTGCTGAAGATGCAGCTCATTTACATAAAACACTGAAGCAGGCTTGCGATAATCATCATCCAGAATACTACCCAGTCTTTAAGCGCTGGTGCGACGAGTATTTCTATTTGAAACACCGTCAAGAGACTCGCGGTGTCGGCGGAATCTTTTTTGACTACCAAGATGGTAGGGAGGGACAGTTATATCGCGGACCCCATTCTGATAGTCCGGCGGCTGTTTATAGCAACCAACTAGGTAATCAACCCCCTCGTAATTGGGAAGAAATCTTTGCTTTCGTGTGCGACTGCGGCGAGGCGTTTTTACCATCCTATTTACCCATTGTCGATCGCCGTAAGAATATAGAATATGGCGATCGCGAACGCAATTTTCAACTCTATCGACGCGGACGTTACGTAGAATTTAACTTAGTCTACGACCGAGGCACGATTTTCGGATTACAGACCAACGGACGCACGGAATCAATTTTGATGTCTCTCCCTCCCTTGGTACGTTGGGAATACGGTTACACGCCAGAACCCAACACCCCCGAAGCCGAGTTGTACGACACATTCCTCAAACCTCAAGATTGGGCGAATTGGAATCCTTAAGCAAATATGAGTTGTAGAGACATTACATGTAACGTCTCTACAACTCATCAAACATTTAGCAGAAAGCTTATGTCTGAGTCATTGCAATACATCACGAACCAAGAGGGCGAACAAGTCGGTGTACTTCTAGATATGGAAACTTACCGTAGACTAGTTTCTCTTCCATCTGATGCAGAAATTTTATCAGGATTAAGTCTAGATGAACTACCAGCCTTAGCAGATAGTATGCTAGCTCCTACTGCTCAAACTCAACTAAGTGAATTACTGGCTCGAAATGCCGAAAATCAGCTTTGTACTGAGGAAATAGCAGTTCTAAATCGTTTGTTAACGCAGGTTGACCAGCTTAACATTCTCAAAACACGAGCTAGATACACTCTAAATTTACATTCATAGTCAGGACAGAAAACTCTAAAAATTTACTTTTTGCGGAAACGATACGCACCCATAATCGCGCCCCACTTAGCCGCACCTGTATTCATATCTATGCCTTTGTCGTAACTCAAAAACTCTTCTGGGGCGGCTTCAAAACCAAGATTGACTTGTTGAGTATTACCTTGATAAGTAAAGCAGCACTTTGCATCTGGTGGGATTGCGGCTTTGAAGTGATAGCTATTGAAACCTAGTTGTTGCCAAGTCACAATTAATAAACAACCAGGTAATAACTCAAAATCGTCGGGAGTAAATTGTTGCAATCTCTCAGAATTTGCCCCGGCACCGCGCACGGCAGTAAAGTCTTTAGGTATGTAGTACTGTACTTGAATTTTTCCATCCTCACGCGCCTGCATTCGCATCAATCGCGGACGATAGGGTTTATCTAAATACAAAGCATTGGCTTGTTCGGCAAATAGGGTAATACTGTCTTCTTGAAATAGGGGGACGGGTTTTTGCCACAGTCGTAAGTGAACGAACCAAGCAGGATCGGCGATCGCCTGGGCTTTATTCTCAAATTCACCTGCCATATAATCGGCGAGGGCAATTAATTCGGTTGGTATCATAAGAAATTCAAAAGTTAAAAGTCAAAAGTTAAAAATTACCAGATTGTTGAAAGTATTCCTGCTCCAAAATCGACATCACCACTTGAGAGACATACTTATCTTGCTGCTTCACGACTTCTCTTAACAATCCTTCCTCGCGAAAACCTACCGATTGATATACGTGTCTGGCGCGGTGGTTATCCTCAAACACATCTAACCAGAACCGATGAGCTTTGTATTCCTGAAAAACCCAATCTAAAAGCAAACGTAGTGCCTGCTTACCATAGCCTTGTTCTGGCTTTGCCATAACGATGCGTACCAAGCAAATATTGCCATGAGGTGATGTAAGACCAGATAAAATTGCGTACCCGATCGCATCTTCAATTTCATCATTTTGGAAGATGAAATATTGACAATCTTGTAAATTTATGTATTGCTGGTGTTGCTCTCGACTAGAGGAAAAAATAAAGTTTTGAAATTCTGCTCTAGCTTCCTGAGCCAGAAAAAAATCAATATCTTCAGAACGTGCAGTTCGCGATCGCATTATTCAGTTATCAAGTGACTAGTGGAACCAGTGGCTGGTGTAGAATGCTCCCTCTGCTCCTAGAACTTCCTTGTCTCTGTTGTCTTCCTTAATCCCCATTGTTTCCATACCTTACATCTTATTTTCCCAGTAACTAAAGATTGTAAATCGTTGAGACCGATCGGCTTTGGCTTGGCAAAAGTCACGTTAAAGCGAGACAATAATCTAATAAGTCTTCCCGCTATGTTTAATTGTGAATAACCTGCGTACTGTCTCCGATACCAAGCGAAATTTCTACAATCAACACACCCGCCCGATTAACACGATCTATCGGCGGGTGGTAGAAGAACTAATGGTAGAAATGCATTTACTCTCAGTCAATGCTGACTTTCGCTATGACCCCATCTACGCTCTAGGTGTCGTTACGGCATTTGAGCGGTTTATGCAGGGCTACCAGCCAGAACGGGATAAAGAACCGATTTTTGAGGCGCTGTGTCAGTCCATCGAAGATAATCCCCAGAGATATCGCCAAGATGCCGATCGCCTGCGTCAACTCCTTCAAAACGTCTCGGCGCAACAACTGTTCGACTGGATCGACGGTAAAGCTTCCCTGCAAGGTGCAGAGGATTTGCAAGCACAAATGCAGGCGATCGCCCAGAACTCCAAGTTCAAATACAGTCGCCTATTTGCGATTGGTGTCTTTACCCTGTTAGAACTAGCAGATGCGGAACTTGTCAAAGATGAGAAGCAGCGAGTGGAAGCGCTCAAGCAAGTCGCAACCGCTTTGCACGTACCGGAAGATAAGCTGAACAAAGATTTAGAGCTATACCGCTCTAACCTCGATAAAATCGAGCAAGCGCTGATTACAATGGCAGATATCCTTTCAGCCGATCGCCGAAAGCGCCAACAACGCCTGCAAGAAAAAGAAGCTGGTGTTGCTACCAGCAACGGTGATAGCGGTTCTGCTTCTGGCTCGTCCCAGGATAAAACTCCGTCTGGTTCCTAGTCATGTAGTACAAACATCTGTAGGGGCGCAAAGGTGTGCGCCCCTACAAATCAAATATGCAAACAAGGTCAATTCTAATAAGCTGGAGCTACAAAGGCATAAATCAGATGGCTGACAACGGAAAGCGCCAGCGCCCCCAGTAGAACGCTCCAAATTCCTGCTCGGAGGCGGAAACCTTGGACTACAGAAGCTGCAATCCCAAGGGCGATCGCCGAAATCGCAAAGGTGACAAATCCCGATAATAAACCGAACGTGAGCAAATTAGGGATAAAAAATAGCGCTCTTAAAATTGGATTAACAACAGCAGCGACTACCCCTAGTACAGCTGCCGAAAGATATGCTTTAGCGGGGCTATCTACTTCCACACCAACTGGAAGTTTGCTGACAATCAAAAGACTGGAAGCACTTACTAACCAAGCAATTAATAAGTCGATTAGCATACCTACAACTCCTTGAGTTTGAGATTGAGAATAACTCGCT
This window of the Chroococcidiopsis thermalis PCC 7203 genome carries:
- a CDS encoding chromophore lyase CpcT/CpeT, whose product is MIPTELIALADYMAGEFENKAQAIADPAWFVHLRLWQKPVPLFQEDSITLFAEQANALYLDKPYRPRLMRMQAREDGKIQVQYYIPKDFTAVRGAGANSERLQQFTPDDFELLPGCLLIVTWQQLGFNSYHFKAAIPPDAKCCFTYQGNTQQVNLGFEAAPEEFLSYDKGIDMNTGAAKWGAIMGAYRFRKK
- the hemF gene encoding oxygen-dependent coproporphyrinogen oxidase; this translates as MTTASTAQPTSSQPLPPTDAKERVSQWMKQLQDKICQALASADGAGKFQQDEWEREEGGGGRSRVLREGNVLEQGGVNFSEVWGSHLPPSILTQRPEAAGHKFYATGTSMVLHPRNPYIPTVHLNYRYFEAGPVWWFGGGIDLTPYYPFAEDAAHLHKTLKQACDNHHPEYYPVFKRWCDEYFYLKHRQETRGVGGIFFDYQDGREGQLYRGPHSDSPAAVYSNQLGNQPPRNWEEIFAFVCDCGEAFLPSYLPIVDRRKNIEYGDRERNFQLYRRGRYVEFNLVYDRGTIFGLQTNGRTESILMSLPPLVRWEYGYTPEPNTPEAELYDTFLKPQDWANWNP
- a CDS encoding phage holin family protein; the encoded protein is MLIDLLIAWLVSASSLLIVSKLPVGVEVDSPAKAYLSAAVLGVVAAVVNPILRALFFIPNLLTFGLLSGFVTFAISAIALGIAASVVQGFRLRAGIWSVLLGALALSVVSHLIYAFVAPAY
- a CDS encoding GNAT family N-acetyltransferase; this translates as MRSRTARSEDIDFFLAQEARAEFQNFIFSSSREQHQQYINLQDCQYFIFQNDEIEDAIGYAILSGLTSPHGNICLVRIVMAKPEQGYGKQALRLLLDWVFQEYKAHRFWLDVFEDNHRARHVYQSVGFREEGLLREVVKQQDKYVSQVVMSILEQEYFQQSGNF
- the psb29 gene encoding photosystem II biogenesis protein Psp29 yields the protein MNNLRTVSDTKRNFYNQHTRPINTIYRRVVEELMVEMHLLSVNADFRYDPIYALGVVTAFERFMQGYQPERDKEPIFEALCQSIEDNPQRYRQDADRLRQLLQNVSAQQLFDWIDGKASLQGAEDLQAQMQAIAQNSKFKYSRLFAIGVFTLLELADAELVKDEKQRVEALKQVATALHVPEDKLNKDLELYRSNLDKIEQALITMADILSADRRKRQQRLQEKEAGVATSNGDSGSASGSSQDKTPSGS